A genome region from Flavobacterium sp. CFS9 includes the following:
- a CDS encoding SDR family oxidoreductase: MSYTDKMLRDDALKGKVIVVTGGGSGLGKAMTKYFLELGAQVAITSRDLEKLKNTAAELETETGGKCLPLQCDVRHYEEVENMLQEVLKTFGKVDVLLNNAAGNFISPTERLSANAFDTVIDIVLKGTKNCTLAFGKHWIDTKQTSATILNIVTTYAWTGSAYVVPSATAKAGVLAMTRSLAVEWAKYGIRSNAIAPGPFPTKGAWDRLLPGDLAQKFDMAKKVPLKRVGDHQELANLAAYLVSDFSAYINGDVITIDGGEWLKGAGQFNLLEAIPEELWDQLEMMIKAKKNK; this comes from the coding sequence ATGAGCTATACAGATAAAATGTTAAGAGATGATGCTTTAAAAGGCAAAGTCATTGTTGTTACAGGTGGAGGAAGCGGTTTAGGGAAAGCCATGACCAAATACTTCTTAGAATTAGGGGCTCAGGTAGCCATTACTTCTAGAGATTTAGAAAAGCTTAAAAACACTGCCGCTGAACTTGAAACTGAAACAGGAGGAAAATGTTTACCGCTTCAATGTGACGTTCGTCATTACGAAGAAGTTGAAAACATGCTTCAGGAAGTTTTAAAAACTTTTGGAAAGGTTGATGTTCTATTGAACAATGCTGCCGGAAATTTCATCTCACCAACAGAACGTTTATCTGCAAATGCTTTTGATACGGTTATTGATATTGTATTGAAAGGTACTAAAAACTGTACACTTGCCTTTGGAAAACACTGGATCGATACTAAACAAACCTCTGCTACGATTTTAAATATTGTAACGACTTATGCCTGGACAGGTTCAGCCTATGTAGTACCTAGCGCAACTGCAAAAGCCGGAGTACTGGCAATGACCCGCAGCTTAGCTGTTGAATGGGCAAAATATGGAATCCGCTCTAACGCCATTGCTCCGGGACCATTCCCAACAAAAGGAGCCTGGGACCGATTATTACCGGGGGATCTTGCCCAAAAATTCGATATGGCCAAAAAAGTGCCGTTGAAACGTGTTGGAGATCATCAGGAATTAGCTAATCTGGCTGCTTATTTAGTTTCAGATTTTTCAGCTTATATCAACGGAGACGTTATTACCATTGATGGTGGAGAGTGGTTAAAAGGTGCCGGACAGTTTAATCTACTGGAAGCCATCCCGGAAGAAC
- a CDS encoding energy transducer TonB, which yields MNKFFLLLLICFAQVTFSQTNKESEQTTTNSVSDNNEIYNIAGIDVKPEFPGGIIQFNTFLSKNFINPAEKPTLKGTIYFTFIIEKDGSISDIKIIRDLGFKTGDEAIRVLKSAPKWTPGKHQNKVIRTLNTGKISIN from the coding sequence ATGAATAAATTTTTCCTTTTACTTCTGATCTGCTTTGCACAAGTTACATTTTCACAGACCAATAAAGAATCTGAGCAGACCACAACAAATTCTGTTTCAGACAACAATGAAATCTACAACATTGCAGGCATAGATGTTAAACCTGAATTCCCGGGCGGTATCATTCAATTTAATACTTTCCTGAGCAAAAATTTTATAAACCCTGCTGAAAAACCAACTCTCAAAGGAACGATCTATTTCACCTTCATCATTGAAAAAGACGGATCAATAAGTGACATAAAGATTATAAGAGATCTGGGATTTAAAACTGGAGATGAGGCAATACGTGTTTTAAAATCAGCTCCAAAATGGACACCCGGCAAGCATCAAAATAAAGTAATAAGAACTCTGAATACTGGCAAGATAAGTATCAACTAG
- a CDS encoding methionine aminotransferase, translating into MSKLPNVTTSIFTVMSKMATEYNAINLSQGFPNFPVDERLTNIIARLAKENVHQYTPMAGFPPLMEQIAQLVQKSYDRTIRPETEILVTAGATQGIFTTILALVKTGDEVIILDPSYDSYESPVLLCNAKPVRVALNDDYTPNWETIEKTCSSKTKMIIINNPHNPTGKILTQDDFSHLEKLLSKYPDLLVLSDEVYEYITFEEKHISAHTKDFLLNRCIMVSSFGKSFHITGWKIGYTVAPEYLMKEIKKVHQFLVFSVNSISQAAISQYLEIVDVNLLGKFYQEKRDYFQKLLQNSRFELKPCEGTYFQVASYATISNDDDVTFCKKLITEHGVATIPISTFYSDHKDQKLIRFCFAKDNFTLEAAAKKLGNI; encoded by the coding sequence ATGAGTAAACTACCCAATGTAACCACCAGCATTTTCACTGTCATGTCAAAAATGGCAACGGAATACAACGCAATAAATCTTTCACAAGGATTTCCAAATTTTCCAGTTGATGAAAGACTGACCAATATCATTGCGAGATTAGCAAAAGAAAACGTGCATCAATATACTCCAATGGCCGGATTTCCTCCATTGATGGAGCAGATAGCGCAATTGGTTCAAAAATCCTATGACAGAACCATTCGCCCGGAAACTGAAATTCTGGTAACCGCGGGAGCCACTCAGGGAATTTTCACTACCATTTTGGCTTTGGTCAAAACCGGTGACGAAGTCATCATTCTGGATCCGAGCTATGATTCGTATGAGTCTCCTGTTTTATTGTGTAACGCAAAACCTGTTCGTGTTGCTTTAAACGACGATTATACCCCAAACTGGGAAACGATAGAAAAAACCTGTTCTTCAAAAACGAAGATGATTATCATCAACAATCCACATAATCCAACAGGTAAAATTTTAACTCAGGATGATTTTTCTCACTTAGAAAAACTATTATCCAAATATCCTGATCTTCTTGTTCTTTCTGATGAAGTTTATGAATACATTACTTTCGAGGAAAAACATATTTCAGCCCATACCAAAGATTTTCTTTTAAACCGTTGTATCATGGTTTCTTCTTTTGGGAAATCATTTCATATTACGGGTTGGAAAATTGGCTACACTGTTGCTCCCGAATATTTAATGAAAGAAATCAAAAAAGTACATCAATTTTTGGTTTTCAGTGTGAATAGCATTTCACAGGCTGCCATTAGCCAATATCTGGAGATCGTTGATGTCAATTTACTTGGAAAGTTCTATCAGGAAAAAAGGGATTATTTTCAAAAACTTCTTCAAAATAGTCGATTTGAATTGAAACCCTGCGAAGGCACTTATTTTCAGGTGGCTTCTTATGCTACTATTTCAAACGATGACGATGTCACTTTCTGTAAAAAATTAATCACAGAACATGGCGTTGCCACAATTCCGATTTCTACTTTTTATTCTGATCACAAAGATCAAAAGCTAATCCGCTTCTGCTTTGCTAAAGACAATTTTACACTGGAAGCAGCCGCAAAAAAATTGGGCAATATTTAA